In the genome of Trypanosoma brucei gambiense DAL972 chromosome 11, complete sequence, the window cttcccccccACTCCTTCCCGTTGCTCCCATTAAATGATGATCGGTTCACCCTTGTGATGctcctcctctccccttcccgCTTGACGGACCTGCAAAGGTAGAATACAACACGCACATATGAAAATAAATTCCCGTCTCCTGATACCACAAGCACTGATCGCGTTTCGAAGGAGGAACTAAGTGTCCCACTACCGGAGACACTTAAAACGGAACCAGAAGACGACCTTTAGTTTTCCTGCCGAACGGGGATGgtgctgaaaaaaaaaaacaggagtaAGAGTGGGCGCagaagaaaggaatgtgCAAATGCATACTTACCTGCGCCCCTTACTTTTCACCTATTTTGCCAATCGAACTAAGCGATCGTTGACTTCCCTAGCAACAAATCAACCTCTCGCTCCAACTCGGATGCCTGAGCTGCGCACACTTCCATCGCACTCAACTGGCAGTCGATGAGGCCGACAAACTTGGCCAGATCATCTGACTGGCGAAGGTGCCGTACAGAACCATTGTGTTGCCTGACACATTGCTGCAGTCGAAGTTTTAAAGTTTCTACTTCATCAAAAAGGTTAATTACAGCCGTGTACGTTTCCTCACGTGCCTCATCTACACTGTTGAATGTTGGTCGTACCTGCGCGAAGATAGGCTGAACGGCATCTTCAAAGCGCTGCAACATTGTTCCGATTGCAGCCTGTTTGTTCTTGAGCTCTATGAGTGTTTGTCGTGTGACGTCGGCATTGGCAATAGCCTCTTCAAGGTGGGACGAGTGTGAAAGAATCTCATTCCCACGCTCGATTATCTGCCGGTCACGGAGCATCATGAGCTGTGACAATTCCGAAAAGTCACGGTAATCTTTAGAGAAAGCTTTATCAAACTGCGCCAGTATGGTTGAAAGCATCTTCCCCCTGAGCTCTAACGAAGCCTGCTTACCTGAAATTGCAGTGGGGTCGCCCGCTCCTACTGTTCCAGTAGCTCCAGCGCTTTGATTTCCTCCAGTGACACCAGCGCCTAGGGAGGGACCCAACCCTGCTCCTCCCGCGCCGGCCGTTGCTGGCGGGGCGTTGCCACCCGTTTCAGATGGTTTTGTGATGGAGCTAAAGGGACcgcctccagtggtggccgCACCAGCAGTAGCATTAGTTGAGGCAGGGTTAGTTGGTGCGGTAGCGCCGGCCCCAAACCCAGCGAAAGGCGTAGGCGCTGCACTCGGGTTGCTTCCAGAAGCCGGTGGTGTAGCACCGAAACCGCCAAATGCAGCTGGTGCACCGGCTTTGACTGTGTCAGCTGAGGGGGGGTTTGTAACCGTGGTCGTTGCCGCTGGAACCGCAGTAGCGGTGCCCGCTGTTGGATTTGTTCCGGTGTTTCCAGGATTGGATGCACTCCCGTCAAAGGTGGTGTTTGCCGGGGTGGCCCCACTTGCCGGTGTTTGTCCAACCGCACTGGTTGCGGCGCCAAACCCACCTGTGCTAGGTGCAGTTGCGGTAGTCCCTGTAGTTGAAGCTTGGCCGAATCCGGCACCAAAAGGATTAAGGGTTGTCTTTGCACCACTGCCGAAGCCACTGAACCCTGAGGTGGGAGCAGCGGACGTGCTAGGCGCCGCTGCAGCGCCGACCCCTGTTGGCACAACAGAGTTGCCACCTTCGCCCTTACCCGGAGTCGCTCCAAAACTGAGGACGGTTTGCCCAAGTACAGGTGCCGGCTGTGTGGCACTGCTTGTTGATTGCGCTCCGACGGCAAATCCTCCTGTGGAGGGACCACTCCCGAAACCGCTCATCCCTGCTGCCGGAGCTGAGCCTCCGGACTGGTTGGCGGTTTGGCCGAAAGGGTTTGTTACTCCTGCTACGGCCTCGGTGTTACTCTGTCCAAAGGATCCGAAACCTAGCAcgggagcagcagcagtagcGTTTGTGTCAACTGCCGGCTGTCCAAATCCCCCACCAGATGGCGCTCTTCCTCGCACAGCAAAGCCCTTCATTCCGTTCTTTTCTTATTAATtgcctttccctcttcaactTTACTTCCTGGCACCCCTCTTTATAGTGTGGTATTCGTTCTGTAACTGCGGGCCCTAACGAACCTAATCTAACCTTTAGGAGAATCGGACCAAATATCTCGTTAGAGAAAACCGTGTCAGTGAGAGACGTGggacaacaacgaaaatcGGAAAAAATATTTCGGGTTTAATGGTACGTGAATGTCCTTTTCCTATGGTCCAAAATGTACAATTTTTACTCTTGCTTCCACAGAATGTTAGAAAATAGCCAGGAACCCTTGTGCGAGAATGTCAGTGGCGGCCGTTCCACGAAACCACTCACCTTCGCACCCCATAGTGGATCATGTAAGTAAATATAGCTTGTGCCCGCTCAGCCATCCCGTGTGAAAAGCACTTCTTCACCGCAGATTGAAAGGCAACCTCTGATATTGGGACGTGCAAATCACACATACGTGAAAAAAGTCGCACAGACACCTCCCAAGATGCGCCAGGTGGTGGGGCCCGTTCCAACGCATACTGAACTGCGTCGTGCACTTTAGCCGATGGCAAGTAAAAATATCTGCGAACCGGATCATCCAAAAGTTTATCCAAGAACCAAAGGGCCTGTCTCCACTCTCCCTCTCTGGAAGATTGTAACAGTAAGTGTTCGTATGACTCGTTCTCCACCTTAATCCCCTTGGCTTTCATTACACGCGTCCACGAAAGTGACTCTCCGGCGGTGTTGGTGCTTCTTAGCATGACATTGAAGGCTCTTCCTGTGGCGTCCGCACCGAAGTGTTTGGACAACTGCTTCTGGTAAAGAAGCCTTGACGCCAAAGACCCCTTCTGACACTTATTCAACATACGAAACAGATCGAGGAAGATGTCAACAGCAATATGGTCTTGTGGAACGACAAGGTCCTCAGGCTTACTATACACTAGGTACTGCTGCAATGTGCGCAAAGCCTCTACCCAACGATTACCACGGATGCATGCCTGCAACAACTTTTGCGTTGCCTCGCGGTCGTCAGCAAGCAGCAGGTCACCTTGTTGAACCATTAGTGACGCGTAGTGAAGAGCCAGATACCACTGTTGTCGCAGTATCCGACACATATGGTAAACAGAAACCATATTCGGGGAAACAACCTTGTTGGGAGAGACGGAACCAAATCCATCTCCCTTATCTTTGCTTCCACCCTCAGGGTTTCTTCCACCCACCATGAAGCATTCAACTACCCGGCATGCCATCTGCCAGTTTTCTCTACACATGGCAAGAACCGCTAGAGCATCGTTAATTGGAGACGGTGTGGTTATATGCACGTCCGCTGTGTGCGCGAGGCCCAGCACACGGATTGCAAGACTCCACCACGACGGAGCTGAGGAGCCCAAGATTGAGTCCTCTGCCCCCCTTTTCTGCTTTCGCTCTTCTGTTGTACCCTGAGTAAGGCGCCCTTGTGAAGCACGGTAGATGCTGCGAAGGGCAGCTGCTACCTCTACCTCTGTCCACGCAACAGGGGAAATTTCACCAAAGCACCGCAGTACCATCTCCCAGCGACCCGCGCTACTGAACAGCTCCATCGCAGCCCCCAACACTTTAGGGCTTACCGTAACGTCAGACAACATCCGAATCGCCTCTTCCCACCGACCCTCTCGCGACAATTTCCTTGCGCAACTCACCGCAACACTGTCGCTAAGCATAAACTCAACTTTCTCCGGCAGCCGTACGAAATCATCCACATTATTCTGATGGATATGCCGTACAATTGGCGCCATTTCCGGGTGGTAAATCAAGCGCGTTACCTCAGCCCCCGCTTCGTCACTTTCTACAGAGAATAAAAGGGCTGTTTTTGCAAGTCGCCGCAAGGGCAGACAAGTGCAGTCGGTTGTGGTAATGGCAGACTTCTCTGCAACCACTTCGGTCGACACCTCAAATCCCACGTTGTCCTCCTTTTCGCATCCTTGTGGAAAGAGTTTTTTTGGTTGATAACTCATGGGGAGTTTCTGGATGTGGTCCTGCTTCTGTTGATGCATTTGATGCAGCTGGGCGTAGATATACCTGACAAGTGAAGGCATGTCATCACCACGTGCCAAACGAGACAGAAAGAAAGCGAACAACTTCGAGGCACGTGACCGAGACTTCTCTCCACACACCGAGTGAGAGTCcgcagaggaggaggagagcgAAGACAAGATGGAACTCAAGCAAGCACCATGGGACCCTTTACCGCCTTCGCTGCTCATGCGTGACGGGCCCGTCAGGGGCTAGTCCCACTccgtcttttccttcctacAGTGTTCTGGTTTCTGtgacaaagaagagaaatctTCTTGGTAACAATGTAGATGAAAGTTAGAAtggagagaaagggaaattTTCGCCGTTGTGCTCCCGTTCCCTCCATGTTCGATTGCAACCATCACACAACCGTTATAGTTTCCTGACAATCAATTACCATGCACAGCACAAGAAGCATCAACCAAACTACAACAAGGAGAAAGTAAACGCACAACCCTGATGTCAATAAGGCAACCATACGGGTAACAACAGACGCCGATCAGCCAAAACCCTACCAGTATCGGACAGCACACAATATTCATTCACTTAAGCATTAGACCTCCGTGATAGGTACACGTTACCCGCGTTGTCCATTGTGTAGCCTAAGGAAACAACGTTATCCCGCACTGAAGCCTGAGATACGCGGAACCACTCAACAGCCTCTTGCCTGGTTTGGGGTGAGAGATGTTTTGCCTTCATTTCAGTGTACAGGGAGTGCAACTTCAATACTGACCTCGCTACCTCGCTAAATGGTACAGCAGACCTTCCATCGTTTCTCCACTGCTTCAGGAAAGTGTCAGTAAGACTCTTTAAATCTTCCCTATTCACTCCTGAAAGGTCAGGTCCACCCACTGATTTACTCTTTTCGTCGGTTTCACTGAGCGCTGAGGTGGAAAGAACTGATACAGGGGGTTCACTCGTTGCAActcctttgttgttgctctccTGGGTTTTGGACGCAGACATCTTAGTCTTGCCTCCAGTGCtattcttcatttccacTTCACTTTCGTTGTCGTTTCTGTTAACAGCGCCGTTACTTTCGAATTTGCTCCTCTTACCAAGGGGACCTTCACTACCTTTGTCCCACAAATTTTTCGTATCCTGGCGTTTTCTGGGCTTTTCATCGTTCGAAGAATATCCTCCTCCATCTTCACCTTCATCTTGATAATCATCATCAATATAGCTCCGCTTGAACTGAACTTTGCGCGTATCTACACCCGAGTACCACGAGCTTGAAATGCCTTCTCCGTCCTTTACTGTGTCCGCGCGCTCGCAACGGAGTGCGTGAATTGGTGTGTTGAGAGGCTTCAAGTCAGCAACACCAACATCACCATCCACGATTGCGGGGAGTGTTAGCAGAAAACAGCTCTTCTTTTCATACCCCGGGAGCGGCAACGAACTAAAACGcagctcctcttcctcctcctcatcatcatcaccggaTAAGTGCGGTAAGCGAAGTGCACCACGATATACGGAACGGGTTGCACGACCCCATGCACTTCTCGGTGCTTCTAGAATATGAAGCGTCTTAAGGGAATGCACATCCGAACCGGGCAAAGAAGTCACTGAAAAGAGGCGAAACCCcgaatccttttttttcgactcctcctcctcctcctcatcccccGAGTGCTCGCCGCTGTCAATAATGTACCTCACAACATGATGCTGTTCTGTCAAAGCGTCAGCTGCTCGTTGACGCTTTTCCGCTGCCAGGCGCGCATCCTCCTCGATTCGGTGCCTCGGTAACACAACAGGCACCACATCCAAGGTCTTCCGTATCATCTACCTTATATCGGTGAGTAGAAGGGAAAGAGTGAGCCATGCTGAAAgtagaaaataaaggaataaTCCACCAGGGGAACATTAGGGACCGTCAATAACACAgtaaaaaggagagaaaaaagaaaacagcagttcgatgaacaaataaaaatcaCTCGCGCGTACACTATGAAGCGACTGTCACTGTTTTGAAGGATAAAGTGATTGGTATACACTTTTCCTACCGCTTTTGTGGGAAAACTAATAGACGTGGGTGGGTCCATACAGATAACTCACTTTCCGCTCCCCCCCCAATATGTAAACGATACTAAGGCCTCTGCCCAGCTGACTGTGCGGAGTCACAGATCTCCTGAAGTTTTGCAAGAAGCTCACTCCACACAGGGCCCTTCGTTGGTGAACATAACAAAAAATTGCACCCTGCACGCGCAGCTGCAACTCTatcctcatcttcatcacCAATATGAATCCAGTGGCGCATCGATGTTACACCACACTTCTTGCAGGAGGCTATAATTCCCTGGGGTGATGGCTTGGCAGCACCAACGGCGTCAGCGAAGAATAGCTCTCCAAGTAAGTCGGTTTCCCCTTGGTCCTTCAGCATTTCACCAATTACTGCGACCAGCCGTGAGTCAGTATTTGAAACAAGTGTTGGAGGGTCACAGTAAACTCCAGGGGGAACATCGTTTTCCCGCCATTGTTTGAGGGCTCGGAGTGTTGGAAGGGCTTCAGGAAGCCAGCAGTAGGGTTCCGCTGTGGAAAACCGACGCAATGTATTTTCGATAAACTCGCGCCAGTCCTCCCCCTGCCGTACCTCCTCAACTGCAGACATCATTGCCTCGTCTTGATGACAAAAATTTCCCTCCCGGTCAAATGTTCCATCCACAACACGGTACCAAAAACTTAATACTTCTTCAGGTGCTACGCCACCCAAGGGCATTTCTTCTCCATCGCCCAGTCCGTTTTCCATCCAGACTTTGCGAGACTTCGATATTTCTGACTTCATGCTGCGTTTGAAGCTTGCCTCAAGGTCTCTTTCATCCATAGCTGGAAATTGCAATCCCTTGCGCGCAAGAAATCGAAGAAGGTCACAGCCATACTGGTAGCCGGCCGACCGCCGAACGGCCAATAAAGTGCCAACAAGATCGAACGAAACGCCCACACGGTCACCCATATTTCCGCGGTGTAATAAACGGTGCGTTTGCGTaaatttttgctgttgttctaAAATGCCCCCTGTTTAAAAGAAAATCCATGTAAACGAGCAGTGGTATCGAAACACTGAGAGTTAACAGTATTTCACGGTAGTACGTTGCCAACCACAAAAAGATGTTCCACGCCCACCAAAAAATTACTCTCACAAAGCACCAGAGAGTTACACCACCACTTCCATCACCTGCCACTTTCTGGCACACAGTAGTAAAGTGCAAACGACTCACCTGATATATCattaaaacaaagaaaacatttAGTCACTGTCCCTCACTTAGACTCCCACAGATGCGCTCTTTTAGACAAGGAAACCCTTCTCTAACGTGATCAGTAAGGACGGTCTCATCAGTGTCCTCTTCCTCGTCATTGCCTTCTTGGGAACTAGTGTCTTCATCCCCTTCACCGTTAgtttcctcatcctcatcgATTACAACTTCCTCGTCAGTACCCTCTTGGGAGCTGGTATTCTCATCTCCTTCACTCTCagtctcctcttcctcatcagtgtcctcttcctcactttctgattcttcctcttcatcatccTCAATGACAGTCTTACGGGCCGCCCTGTCCCTCATCTGACTGTTCCGTTCCCCCTTCGCTGCAATTTGGCGCATTCGGGAAAAAAGGACAGAATCAGGTGGAAAGTGGTGGACTTCGTCAACTACAGCGAGCGGGAGGCTATGCATCAAAAAGGAAGGTCCGTACATGGTAAAATATTCACAGTCCTCGGGAACTTCAACACCCTTGTCTGTCGACAGGTCGGGAGACCACGAGAAGTAGCTGGTTTCACCGTTACGTAGAGCGGTTGCACAGCTAAATACGTCGCGTGTCAGTACCCCGGCCAGACGGGCCGCGACCACATCCACGTTGCAACTACCACCTAGCATGAGCACTTTCGCAGAATGACTTGCAGACTCGGTAAGGAGCGTACGAAGAATCCGTTGGTATCCTCCTATGGTTAAATTCAAAAGGCCATAGGGATCTCCAGATAAGGAATTCGACCCACAAACGACGACTACTGCTCCCAACTCGACCCCGGCCCTCCTGAACGCAGAATAGATGCCACGCTGGGCCATCGGCACAACAAGAGCGTCAGTTGCCCCCACAGGCAGTGGAATGTTCATGGTGTAGCCGCGTCCCAAACCACTCCCTATTTCTTCCAACGAACCGGTTCCGGGGAAGATTCCTATACCGTACGCATGAAGAGATAGGGTAACTACTCGAGGATCCGACAGAAAAGCCTCCTGCGCCCCATCACCATGATGAGCGTCAAGATCAACCGCAAGAACCACATTTCTATTCGCTGGTAGAAGTTTGCGTAACTCTAATACGGCGAGAACAACGTCATTGACCAAGCACGAACCCCCAGCTGAAGCGCGCTTTGCATTATGTTTCCCACCCATCCAATGAATAGCGGCGAATCGGGATGGCTGCGCGAGCAAGCGAGTGGCCGCAAGTGTACCTGATACAACGGCCTGAGTGAATCGCCACATACCAGAGAAAGGCGCGCTGTCACCCACGAGGTTAAACCTTTTGTCCCCATTTTGTGGGAAAAGCACGAACGGTGGCAGGGGGGCTGAGCAACGTCTAGAAGCGAATCTTTTTGATGGCGTGCCCCTTACATTGCTGCATCCTGAAAATGAGAGAACGTGCTCATCATCCCCTGAAGCCACCTCGCGTAAACTCAAATAGCGCACGTATGACTCGTCGTGGAACACAGTCATATCTTCCACATCAACACTTGGTAGATTGCGATCGACCCATTCAAAAATGTCATTACAAAAGGCAGCTTCACCGCCTACTTCCTTCCGGGGGAAAGGGGTGCAGCCGTAATGACGCACCATATCAATGATGAGTTTGTTGTGCTGAAGCGCGGGAAGACTAGCGGGTGCATCTACATCGGTACTAACGATGACTGCTACCGGCGGGATGGAAGCAGGAGGCTCCACAACCATAGCTGGGCATGCAATCAGTTggttatatatttaaatgtaCACTATGACTTAGAATAGCAGTCACAGACTTGAGAAAAATACTTCAAGCCTAACATCTTTTGCGCGATGTGTGGTtgagaaaattttttgtcTCCGGTTTCGGCATAACAAGCGAAATATGGATAGATGCAAAAAGCCAGCAGTCACCTTTTCAACC includes:
- a CDS encoding histone deacetylase 2, whose product is MVVEPPASIPPVAVIVSTDVDAPASLPALQHNKLIIDMVRHYGCTPFPRKEVGGEAAFCNDIFEWVDRNLPSVDVEDMTVFHDESYVRYLSLREVASGDDEHVLSFSGCSNVRGTPSKRFASRRCSAPLPPFVLFPQNGDKRFNLVGDSAPFSGMWRFTQAVVSGTLAATRLLAQPSRFAAIHWMGGKHNAKRASAGGSCLVNDVVLAVLELRKLLPANRNVVLAVDLDAHHGDGAQEAFLSDPRVVTLSLHAYGIGIFPGTGSLEEIGSGLGRGYTMNIPLPVGATDALVVPMAQRGIYSAFRRAGVELGAVVVVCGSNSLSGDPYGLLNLTIGGYQRILRTLLTESASHSAKVLMLGGSCNVDVVAARLAGVLTRDVFSCATALRNGETSYFSWSPDLSTDKGVEVPEDCEYFTMYGPSFLMHSLPLAVVDEVHHFPPDSVLFSRMRQIAAKGERNSQMRDRAARKTVIEDDEEEESESEEEDTDEEEETESEGDENTSSQEGTDEEVVIDEDEETNGEGDEDTSSQEGNDEEEDTDETVLTDHVREGFPCLKERICGSLSEGQ